A DNA window from Mycosarcoma maydis chromosome 12, whole genome shotgun sequence contains the following coding sequences:
- a CDS encoding uncharacterized protein (related to DOP1 - strong similarity to developmental regulatory gene, dopey (dopA)) — MSSPTDQVPNNDSASHPASIKPKDSSTSLSSLPSRLAPPPTLKPSSADVQLDLSSASSEPHASTLARNAASRPKSVLPAVPSSISPKARPRTSLIETSQLWKTSAAKRAEMHWALQTERALYSDAKFKKYVALVERTLASFESVSEWADFISFLARLHKAIQAYPNYNAIPRKLIVAKRLAQCLNPALPSGVHQRALDVYQHILSVIGPDGLRRDLQVWSSGLLPFFQYASTSVKPTLIAIYESFYLPLQDDLRPLSKALQMALLPGLEDETSEYYERTIRLLDAISDAVTQPFFLQNLWLTLITTPSVRLAALNFLNRRMPPLQDTHDPTTLVGKDLGLMVRGLAHALNHNVLLVRRNTLELLVTHLQIDQPTFSSAIKRPNQILLVRSALNVVLRKDLSLNRRLYTWLLGADESPESQISFLQKYALDLVRNALKQDFDQDHTDPAERQKPYRIFISLLDKWEIGQSLTRVLALDAFHAISVHVARGQHEELMTTAKMLFEVVDPFLLYGRFLDAIIDSFQSQKSASKATYTQPLALLCFVFKAFHIHDEETKQIHVPLLFATVSQLLLEHLQHNRPQDDAASSRTLDALELLKLLITVMPSRVFVRVAIASPIATPTTDFVDQARSFYASSETDSQQAARNFLSFQDSSSATALIKLSAQICLETAQRAKQAPAATEAFVRALDVFADAMRVIDGSEAAQEIALVTSTAAPSAKAQAPPVSTHKLPWDAAGWTNSLLPYLNHTATFAEVERIVEVLISCSICRALQNPIQLDPPHVLDRIVASLFRYLSPAMAPYHVRAVELLWATYKVTQRSRLETVVAQQLTGVSVTGQASVSTRSAALVAFGTFWQLSEDVSTDELRTPLLLVLDNLQSHDADERHQAESWLRANVRSYLKIVDPLLHMLLRNRAASLTSASLDIYGSQVTFSQIDEPFNQQLIQYALRTLSAVARFGGLSFARSLAATSLSATLSTTTKQFVRAEMLTASTSYLDALLDECSIWISAQPSPRLQESYFSVLTTTRAAAVDLVHSLVQRSSTSRNRTNQLETLLIEALLMAIHQGSITLQNKMLHTLHTILAAKTSHSSRPDLLQRRLSNTSQSLSLHQRGDSTGRSETETTTPVQTQKSTSVAAWTAAASKPHRLLTPLLQRALVTPSNRAVLQHWTDFILMTAPLYRSSAAALLLPLNRTVCDLIARATLEVADSYIPGASRPTFGAELVVQSHDTPCSFLESDLILLINLAERSLMLAGGNTTDETTVPTMPGDGDEKDRATTEVTPIVITETTTQDQGLLGYVTNVFSSDVGDAEKPDAPRDGPKGPLLQTVQTLHRVWTVCGTELSPTDAKSLSLDAMTSKLKLRCRRAFERIYRVHPAETVEALLHCWQSSVKPGRRRDPAATAAVIEILDIVTPSAQILVTFLCDVLAARIAKGDDRARKSATTSTSTVSDATLFLFFDAMLTRIEPQEATQVWPVMLVFVKDFVANSMARKTHVYPMLRLLTALGEKICLTSAIEERRTKRELQDNLAKLIDSCILISGKSFDQSTWIRRSGRDNADDVDNEAAEFTAELLSLEDGAAAAEAVGANAVIDAINRFLATRALAALRKVQMDTDRILAIVSNAVYYIVAPAARTRSRTMEIDASVLAVICELVRMPGAVKAWRSTVAEMFGDGRFFSMGLAKAEAWKPIILALMTQDKERVPELVARVGASAGAANIFANRELEMLSRALNLRRLSFTLFTGERDAFLTQLPMIQEKLVDLLRASVSEILHAEVYLCLRVMLVRYSARNLASFWPVLMTELMRLYDRVATDVHVVSSADGRHLLLSTLKLLDLLVLMQPEEFQIHQWLFITDTIDAVYPTDDYQPQTLLDTLATTFAAASTRSTPSTPLRSARNRSLQIGHVRNINELAELIPFLNSVSQNAFEANYRDDPIDWIHVDQCLLTDMFDTSQPAQHTTTRDTTAATATAAPASASAQEIAVPPKTD, encoded by the coding sequence ATGTCGAGCCCTACAGATCAGGTGCCGAACAACGATAGCGCATCCCACCCCGCTTCCATCAAGCCAAAGGATAGCTCCACTTCGCTCAGCTCTTTGCCATCTCGCCTTGCTCCACCTCCCACGCTCAAGCCATCCTCTGCAGACGTTCAACTCGACTTGAGCTCAGCCTCCTCCGAGCCACATGCCTCTACTTTGGCTCGTAATGCCGCTTCGAGACCCAAGTCCGTGCTGCCCGCTGTTccatcgtccatctcgcccaAGGCTCGTCCAAGGACCAGCTTGATCGAGACTAGTCAGCTCTGGAAGACTAGCGCTGCAAAACGTGCCGAAATGCACTGGGCTCTGCAGACCGAACGTGCCCTCTACTCGGACGCCAAGTTCAAAAAGTATGTCGCCCTCGTAGAAAGAACCTTGGCTTCCTTCGAGAGCGTCAGCGAATGGGCCGACTTTATTTCGttcctcgctcgccttcATAAGGCTATCCAGGCATACCCCAACTACAATGCCATCCCTCGCAAGCTCATAGTAGCTAAACGTCTAGCACAGTGTCTCAATCCGGCTTTGCCTTCAGGCGTTCATCAGCGTGCCCTCGATGTTTACCAACACATTCTCAGCGTCATTGGCCCCGACGGTCTCCGGCGAGACTTGCAGGTCTGGTCTAGCGGTCTCCTCCCCTTTTTTCAGTATGCTTCCACATCGGTCAAGCCCACGCTGATTGCTATCTATGAGTCCTTCTACCTTCCTTTGCAAGATGATCTACGTCCACTCTCAAAGGCACTTCAGATGGCTTTGCTTCCAGGCCTCGAAGACGAGACCAGCGAATACTACGAGCGCACAATCCGTCTTCTCGATGCCATCTCGGATGCTGTAACGCAGCCCTTTTTCCTGCAAAACCTCTGGCTCACCTTGATCACCACTCCCTCGGTACGCCTAGCTGCTCTCAACTTTCTCAACCGCAGGATGCCGCCCCTTCAAGACACACACGACCCCACCACACTCGTCGGCAAAGATCTTGGTCTAATGGTCCGTGGCCTTGCCCATGCTCTCAATCACAATGTCCTCCTCGTTCGTCGTaacacgctcgagcttctcgtcaCTCACCTCCAGATCGACCAACCCACTTTTTCATCGGCGATCAAACGTCCTAACCAgatcctcctcgtccgctCCGCCCTCAACGTTGTCCTCCGCAAAGATCTCTCCCTCAATCGTCGCCTCTACACCTGGCTTCTAGGCGCCGACGAGTCTCCCGAATCCCAAATCAGCTTCTTACAGAAGTACGCCCTCGATCTGGTCCGCAACGCGCTCAAGCAAGACTTTGATCAAGACCACACCGATCCGGCGGAGCGTCAAAAGCCGTACCGCATCTTTATCTCACTCTTGGACAAGTGGGAGATCGGCCAGTCCCTCACGCGTGTACTCGCCCTAGACGCTTTCCACGCTATCAGCGTTCACGTCGCAAGAGGCCAGCATGAGGAGCTCATGACCACGGCAAAAATGCTGTTCGAGGTTGTCGACCCTTTTCTGCTCTACGGCCGTTTTCtcgacgccatcatcgaTTCGTTTCAATCACAGAAGAGCGCATCAAAGGCGACCTACACGCAACCGCTCGCCCTCCTCTGTTTCGTCTTCAAAGCGTTCCACATCCACGACGAAGAGACAAAGCAGATTCACGTTCCGCTTCTCTTTGCCACAGTTTCTCagctccttcttgagcatctgcagcaCAACCGACCCCAAGACGACGCCGCATCGTCCAGAACGCTTGACGCCCTCGAGTTACTCAAGCTACTCATCACCGTCATGCCGTCACGTGTATTTGTTCGGGTAGCAATCGCCAGTCCCATCGCCACGCCCACCACTGACTTTGTGGACCAAGCACGTAGCTTCTACGCTTCCAGCGAGACGGACAGCCAACAGGCCGCACGAAACTTTCTGAGCTTTCAAGATAGCtcatcagcaacagcgctCATCAAGCTTTCGGCTCAGATCTGCCTCGAAACCGCCCAGCGTGCCAAGCAGGCTCCCGCTGCCACCGAAGCCTTTGTTCGCGCTCTCGACGTCTTTGCCGATGCCATGCGCGTTATTGATGGCTctgaagctgctcaagaaaTCGCATTGGTCACCTCGACAGCCGCTCCGTCGGCCAAAGCTCAAGCGCCACCAGTTTCGACGCACAAGCTTCCCTGGGACGCAGCCGGCTGGACAAACTCGCTTTTGCCGTATCTCAACCACACTGCCACATTCGCAGAAGTGGAGCGCATCGTCGAAGTCTTGATCTCGTGCAGCATCTGTCGAGCGCTCCAGAATccgatccagctcgatccGCCGCATGTGTTGGATCGCATCGTTGCCTCGCTCTTCCGCTACCTATCACCCGCCATGGCTCCCTACCACGTTCGtgctgttgagctgctcTGGGCCACCTACAAGGTCACCCAACGATCTCGCCTAGAGACTGTCGTGGCACAGCAGCTGACTGGCGTCAGTGTCACCGGTCAAGCTAGCgtctcgactcgatccgccgctctcgtcgcGTTTGGCACCTTCTGGCAATTATCCGAGGACGTCTCTACCGATGAGCTCCGTACGCCGCTGCTTCTCGTCTTGGACAATCTCCAGTCGCacgatgcagacgagcgGCATCAGGCCGAATCATGGCTGAGGGCCAACGTGCGATCCTACCTCAAGATCGTAGACCCGCTACTGCACATGCTTTTGCGCAATCGGGCCGCTTCGCTGACGTCAGCGTCCTTGGACATCTATGGCAGTCAGGTCACCTTTTcccagatcgacgagccatTCAACCAGCAATTGATCCAGTATGCACTCCGCACGCTGTCCGCTGTAGCGCGGTTCGGTGGACTCAGTTTTGCTAGATCGCTTGCGGCAACATCGCTGTCGGCTACgctcagcaccaccaccaagcaGTTCGTTCGGGCCGAGATGCTCACCGCTTCGACGTCTTATCTGGATGCCTTGCTCGATGAATGCAGCATCTGGATCAGCGCGCAACCATCGCCTCGCCTCCAAGAGAGCTATTTCTCCGTCTTGACGACAACGCGagccgctgctgtcgaCCTTGTCCACTCTCTTGTGCAGCGAAGCTCGACTTCGCGCAATCGCACCAACCAACTCGAGAcgctcttgatcgaagCGTTGCTCATGGCGATTCACCAGGGCTCCATAACCCTCCAGAACAAGATGCTGCATACACTACATACCATACTCGCAGCCAAGACGAGCCACTCGAGCCGACCAGATCTGCTTCAGAGACGCCTCTCTAACACATCGCAGTCCCTAAGCCTCCACCAGCGCGGCGACTCTACGGGACGAAGCGAGACAGAGACCACTACGCCTGTTCAGACGCAAAAGTCGACATCAGTAGCAGCGTGGACGGCAGCCGCCTCGAAGCCGCATCGTCTCTTGACGCCTCTATTGCAGCGCGCGCTTGTGACGCCGTCAAATCGAGCTGTCCTTCAGCACTGGACGGATTTCATCCTGATGACCGCGCCGCTCTatcgcagcagcgccgccgcACTCCTGTTGCCGCTCAATCGCACGGTCTGCGACTTGATCGCAAGGGCCACGCTCGAAGTCGCTGACTCCTACATCCCAGGTGCCAGCAGACCCACATTTGGAGCAGAGCTGGTGGTTCAGTCCCATGACACGCCATGCTCCTTTCTCGAATCGGATCTGATTCTGCTCATTAATCTCGCCGAGCGCTCCTTGATGCTCGCAGGTGGAAACACGACTGATGAAACAACGGTGCCGACAATGCCAGGGGACGGGGATGAAAAAGACCGCGCTACAACTGAAGTGACCCCGATCGTTATCACCGAAACTACGACGCAGGATCAAGGCCTGCTCGGCTACGTGACCAACGTCTTTTCCTCCGACGTTGGCGATGCAGAAAAACCAGACGCGCCTCGCGATGGACCCAAAGGTCCGCTTTTACAGACCGTGCAAACGCTGCATCGCGTATGGACGGTTTGCGGCACCGAACTTTCGCCTACGGACGCAAAGTCGCTCTCTCTCGACGCTATGACTTCAAAACTCAAGCTGCGATGCCGTCGTGCATTCGAACGCATCTACCGCGTCCACCCTGCCGAAACGGTCGAGGCGCTCCTCCACTGTTGGCAGTCTAGTGTTAAGCCTGGCCGCCGCCGAGATCCTGCCGCGACAGCTGCCGTCATTGAGATCCTGGACATTGTCACGCCGAGTGCACAGATCCTCGTCACGTTCCTCTGCGACGTTCTGGCGGCGCGCATCGCAAAGGGTGACGACCGAGCTCGCAAGAGTGCTACAACGTCGACATCCACGGTCTCGGATGCGACGCTGTTCCTCTTCTTTGACGCCATGCTGACGAGAATCGAGCCGCAGGAAGCGACACAAGTGTGGCCAGTGATGCTGGTGTTTGTCAAGGACTTTGTTGCCAACAGTATGGCTCGCAAGACGCACGTCTATCCTATGCTTCGGCTGCTGACGGCGCTCGGCGAGAAGATTTGCTTGACGTCGGCGATCGAGGAGCGTCGAACGAAACGCGAGCTGCAGGATAACTTGGCGAAACTGATCGATTCGTgcatcttgatctcggGCAAGTCGTTCGACCAGTCTACGTGGATCCGTCGTTCGGGGCGCGACAATGCAGATGACGTAGACAATGAAGCAGCCGAATTCACGGCTGAGCTGCTTTCGCTTGAAGATGGTGCGGCGGCTGCCGAGGCGGTGGGCGCGAATGCGGTGATTGACGCCATCAACCGGTTTCTGGCGACGCGCGCACTGGCGGCGCTGCGCAAGGTGCAAATGGACACGGATCGCATTCTGGCGATTGTCTCGAATGCAGTGTACTACATCGTGGCTCCAGCGGCCCGCACGAGGTCGCGCACGATGGAGATCGACGCTAGCGTTCTGGCTGTGATTTGCGAGCTGGTTCGCATGCCCGGGGCGGTGAAAGCGTGGCGCAGCACGGTTGCAGAGATGTTTGGAGACGGGCGATTCTTCAGCATGGGATTGGCGAAAGCAGAAGCGTGGAAGCCGATTATCCTGGCGCTCATGACGCAGGACAAGGAGCGCGTGCCAGAGCTGGTTGCGCGGGTGGGCGCATCGGCGGGCGCAGCTAACATCTTTGCGAAtcgcgagctcgagatgctttCGCGCGCACTCAATCTACGACGTCTGTCGTTCACGCTGTTTACAGGCGAACGCGATGCATTTCTGACACAGCTCCCTATGATCCAGGAGAAACtggtcgacttgcttcGTGCCTCGGTGTCGGAGATTCTGCATGCCGAAGTATACCTGTGCTTGCGCGTGATGCTGGTTCGATATTCGGCGCGAAACCTGGCGTCGTTCTGGCCAGTGCTCATGACCGAGCTGATGCGGCTGTATGATCGAGTAGCGACGGATGTGCATGTAGTTTCTTCGGCCGACGGACGCCatttgctgctgtcgacgctcaagctgTTGGATCTACTGGTGCTGATGCAGCCCGAGGAATTCCAAATCCACCAGTGGCTCTTTATCACTGATACCATCGACGCCGTGTATCCTACGGACGACTATCAGCCGCAGACACTGCTCGATACTCTGGCTACCACCTTTGCTGCCGCGTCCACACGCTCGACTCCATCCACACCTTTGCGCTCCGCCCGCAACAGGTCCTTGCAAATCGGACACGTACGCAACATCAAtgagctcgccgagctcatTCCCTTCTTGAACAGTGTCTCCCAGAACGCCTTCGAGGCCAACTATCGAGACGATCCCATCGACTGGATCCACGTCGATCAGTGTCTGCTCACCGATATGTTTGACACCTCCCAACCCGCGCAGCACACCACCACGCGCGACACcaccgctgccactgccactg